In Oxobacter pfennigii, a single window of DNA contains:
- the accD gene encoding acetyl-CoA carboxylase, carboxyltransferase subunit beta, translating into MLKDLFRKRQYATISLTKDEVYGVTANSNNKSAEANKAIPHSEKKTQIIVDENSIQCKNCESIVSKETMKNSASVCPVCGHHGRIGAKVRLELIADCDSFEELYKNIETLNPLEYAEYEEKIKKSREQSGLNEAVLTGKCTIDGMKALIGIMDSNFIMGSMGSVVGEKLTRLIEKAMDDKLPVIVFCASGGARMQEGILSLMQMAKVSAALKKLSDGGLLFIPVLTDPTTGGVTASFAMLGDIIIAEPGALIGFAGKRVIEQTIRQKLPEGFQTSEFLQEHGFIDLIVSRHDLKDTLSKLLKLHN; encoded by the coding sequence ATGTTAAAGGACCTGTTTAGAAAAAGGCAATATGCAACAATTTCGCTTACTAAAGATGAAGTATATGGTGTGACTGCCAATTCAAATAATAAATCAGCTGAGGCTAATAAAGCCATTCCCCATAGTGAGAAAAAAACTCAGATTATAGTAGATGAAAATTCAATACAGTGCAAAAACTGTGAAAGCATTGTTTCAAAAGAAACAATGAAAAATAGCGCAAGTGTATGCCCTGTTTGCGGGCATCACGGAAGGATTGGCGCAAAAGTCAGGCTGGAATTAATTGCTGATTGTGATTCCTTTGAGGAATTGTATAAAAATATAGAGACATTAAATCCTCTTGAATATGCAGAATATGAAGAGAAAATAAAAAAATCCCGTGAGCAAAGCGGCCTTAATGAAGCAGTTTTAACGGGAAAATGCACTATCGATGGAATGAAAGCGCTTATTGGAATAATGGACAGCAATTTCATCATGGGAAGCATGGGCTCTGTTGTAGGTGAGAAGCTCACCAGGCTCATAGAAAAAGCAATGGATGATAAACTTCCGGTTATAGTGTTTTGTGCGTCCGGAGGCGCCAGAATGCAGGAGGGGATATTGTCCCTTATGCAGATGGCAAAGGTATCGGCTGCATTGAAAAAACTTTCGGATGGGGGTTTGCTTTTCATACCTGTGCTGACGGATCCAACTACCGGAGGTGTCACGGCCAGTTTTGCTATGCTGGGCGATATAATAATTGCCGAGCCGGGGGCTTTGATTGGATTTGCCGGCAAAAGGGTAATAGAACAGACTATAAGGCAAAAGCTGCCTGAAGGTTTTCAGACTTCAGAGTTTTTACAGGAACATGGATTTATAGATTTGATAGTTTCAAGGCATGATTTAAAGGACACCTTATCAAAGCTGTTGAAGCTTCACAACTAG
- the accB gene encoding acetyl-CoA carboxylase biotin carboxyl carrier protein, whose protein sequence is MDFKEIKDIIELVGKMGFAGFELEKGDVKLKISCNNNVNTGVDINNLNNVYPTYADISQSQTENTMMEDIDVIKSPMLGTFYITPSPDSEPYVAPGMRVTIGDTICIIEAMKVMNEITSEYDGEIVEILVNNGELVEYGQPLMVIRK, encoded by the coding sequence ATGGATTTCAAAGAAATAAAAGATATAATTGAGCTGGTAGGAAAGATGGGATTTGCAGGTTTTGAACTTGAAAAAGGTGATGTTAAGCTTAAGATAAGCTGTAATAATAACGTTAACACCGGAGTAGATATAAATAATTTAAATAATGTATATCCAACATACGCAGATATTTCGCAGTCACAGACTGAAAATACTATGATGGAGGATATAGATGTCATCAAATCTCCAATGCTGGGTACCTTTTATATTACTCCTTCTCCCGATTCAGAACCATATGTAGCGCCGGGAATGCGGGTAACAATCGGAGATACCATATGCATCATTGAAGCAATGAAGGTTATGAATGAAATAACGTCTGAATACGATGGTGAAATAGTTGAGATACTTGTGAACAACGGTGAACTGGTAGAGTATGGTCAACCACTCATGGTAATAAGGAAATAG
- a CDS encoding acetyl-CoA carboxylase biotin carboxylase subunit produces the protein MFKKILVANRGEIAVRVIRTCREMGIKTVAIYSEADKESMHRYLADESVCIGPAQPLKSYLNIPAIIEAAKATACDALHPGFGFLSENAEFARLCDEKGIKFIGPTGEHIEKMGNKSYARKIMIENRVPVVPGSDGIVNDAKKGLKVAREIGYPVIIKASSGGGGKGMRIANDDDEFDKYFIMCQAEAKSSFNDASVYVEKYVLSPKHIEFQILADSYGNIVYLGERDCSIQRKHQKMIEEAPSVTLNENLRKYMGEAAISAARAVGYVNAGTIEFLVDKDNNFYFMEMNTRIQVEHPVTEYVTGIDIVKEQIRVASGQKLSLCQKDIKLQGHSIECRINAEDVKADFRPCPGTIISYHAPGGFGVRVDSSAYEGYTIPPFYDSMIAKLIVWGTDRNDAINRMKRALGEFIIDGVDTNIEFQLQILNSKDFVEGKFDTSFISNFNA, from the coding sequence ATGTTTAAAAAAATATTGGTAGCCAACAGAGGTGAAATCGCAGTCAGGGTTATAAGAACCTGCAGGGAAATGGGCATTAAAACCGTTGCCATTTATTCTGAGGCCGACAAGGAATCAATGCACAGATATCTTGCAGATGAGTCTGTGTGTATTGGACCGGCTCAGCCTTTGAAAAGCTATCTAAATATACCTGCAATTATAGAGGCTGCTAAAGCTACAGCCTGTGATGCTCTTCATCCTGGTTTTGGCTTTTTATCAGAAAATGCTGAATTTGCTCGGCTTTGCGATGAAAAAGGAATTAAATTTATCGGTCCGACGGGTGAACATATTGAAAAGATGGGAAACAAGTCTTACGCAAGAAAAATAATGATAGAAAACCGGGTGCCTGTGGTACCAGGCAGTGATGGTATTGTTAATGATGCAAAAAAAGGCTTAAAAGTTGCAAGAGAAATAGGTTATCCTGTTATAATAAAAGCTTCTTCAGGCGGAGGCGGAAAAGGCATGAGGATTGCCAACGATGATGATGAGTTTGATAAATACTTCATCATGTGCCAGGCCGAAGCAAAGTCATCCTTTAATGATGCTTCAGTTTATGTAGAGAAATATGTATTAAGTCCAAAGCATATAGAATTTCAGATACTTGCAGACAGTTACGGAAATATCGTGTATCTTGGGGAGAGAGATTGCTCCATACAAAGAAAGCATCAGAAGATGATAGAAGAAGCACCTTCAGTAACATTAAATGAGAATTTGCGCAAGTATATGGGAGAAGCCGCAATTTCTGCCGCCAGGGCAGTAGGCTATGTAAATGCGGGGACAATTGAGTTTCTTGTGGACAAAGATAATAATTTTTATTTTATGGAGATGAATACCAGAATACAGGTGGAGCATCCCGTTACTGAATACGTAACGGGAATAGATATCGTAAAAGAGCAAATAAGGGTAGCTTCAGGCCAAAAATTATCACTGTGCCAGAAGGATATAAAGCTTCAGGGTCATTCCATAGAATGCAGAATTAATGCCGAAGATGTAAAGGCAGATTTTCGGCCCTGCCCCGGAACAATTATTTCATATCATGCTCCAGGCGGTTTTGGAGTGAGAGTAGACAGTTCTGCCTATGAGGGCTATACTATACCCCCTTTTTATGATTCCATGATTGCAAAATTAATTGTATGGGGTACAGACAGAAATGATGCTATAAACCGTATGAAAAGGGCCCTTGGAGAATTCATAATAGACGGGGTGGATACAAATATAGAATTTCAACTGCAGATTTTAAACAGCAAGGATTTTGTGGAAGGCAAGTTTGATACGTCATTTATATCAAATTTTAATGCCTAA